In Apium graveolens cultivar Ventura chromosome 10, ASM990537v1, whole genome shotgun sequence, the following are encoded in one genomic region:
- the LOC141692758 gene encoding uncharacterized protein LOC141692758 isoform X2 produces MWQLLLAAAVAGSGLFIKRFCDSNSSKSHFDSSSKPSDHIFDQFIEISSKQCQDSSVFRFSSASESKKSRKKLGFVVCKIKKNKKKRSSCNYASENCPPQVDTSFALGFGAGLICMMSAKSEISRLNTAIDETTKVVEELKTVVARRKSSRGLDISCLRADGNANTKRRRNNCSKLILDKTSSGNIFDSRPDSSFRSNEGECGSSCLTEDLQSGVLMDQLEAELQSELQKLPWCTAEASGPARGSDFFEFDLEPLYGDPTEASAEEFDSLDNPDLETYQDYGVLPSELGQKLSHVVLEQQESQITELESKLHHSQYKLNDKEVELQTLKDCIRCLTEVSLVSASDGEIEARKKSGGEQ; encoded by the exons ATGTGGCAACTCTTACTAGCAGCAGCAGTAGCAGGATCTGGCCTTTTTATTAAGCGTTTTTGTGATTCCAATTCTTCGAAATCTCATTTTGATTCTTCCTCCAAACCCTCTGATCACATTTTTGACCAATTTATCGAAATTTCTTCCAAACAATGCCAGGACTCATCCGTTTTCAGGTTTTCTAGCGCTTCTGAGTCGAAAAAATCAAGAAAGAAATTGGGGTTTGTTGTTTGCAAGATCAAGAAAAATAAGAAGAAGAGATCGAGTTGTAATTATGCTAGTGAAAACTGTCCCCCTCAAG TTGACACATCATTTGCTTTGGGATTTGGTGCGGGATTAATATGCATGATGTCAGCAAAATCTGAGATCAGTAGGCTGAACACTGCGATTGACGAGACTACAAAAGTTGTCGAGGAATTGAAAACTGTGGTTGCTAGAAGAAAATCATCCCGTGGTCTTGATATTTCATGTTTGAGAGCTGATGGGAATGCAAACACAAAGAGAAGAAGAAACAACTGTTCCAAATTAATACTCGACAAAACTAGTAGTGGAAACATATTTGATAGCAGACCTGATAGCTCTTTTCGAAGTAATGAAGGTGAATGTGGAAGTAGTTGTCTTACCGAAGATCTTCAATCAGGAGTTTTGATGGATCAGCTGGAAGCAGAGCTTCAATCTGAACTTCAGAAGCTGCCTTGGTGCACTGCAGAAGCTTCTGGCCCTGCCAGAGGGTCAGATTTTTTCGAG TTTGACCTGGAACCTTTATATGGTGATCCGACCGAAGCTTCAGCTGAAGAGTTTGACTCACTAGACAACCCAGATTTGGAAACTTATCAAGATTATGGAGTGCTTCCATCTGAACTGGGTCAGAAATTAAGCCATGTGGTCCTTGAACAGCAGGAAAGCCAAATTACCGAGCTGGAGTCCAAGCTACATCATTCCCAGTACAAACTCAATGACAAAGAAGTTGAACTCCAGACATTAAAGGACTGCATTAGATGCCTCACTGAAGTCTCTCTAGTGTCTGCTTCAG ATGGTGAAATCGAAGCCCGAAAAAAATCAGGAGGAGAACAATAA
- the LOC141692758 gene encoding uncharacterized protein LOC141692758 isoform X1, translating to MWQLLLAAAVAGSGLFIKRFCDSNSSKSHFDSSSKPSDHIFDQFIEISSKQCQDSSVFRFSSASESKKSRKKLGFVVCKIKKNKKKRSSCNYASENCPPQAVDTSFALGFGAGLICMMSAKSEISRLNTAIDETTKVVEELKTVVARRKSSRGLDISCLRADGNANTKRRRNNCSKLILDKTSSGNIFDSRPDSSFRSNEGECGSSCLTEDLQSGVLMDQLEAELQSELQKLPWCTAEASGPARGSDFFEFDLEPLYGDPTEASAEEFDSLDNPDLETYQDYGVLPSELGQKLSHVVLEQQESQITELESKLHHSQYKLNDKEVELQTLKDCIRCLTEVSLVSASDGEIEARKKSGGEQ from the exons ATGTGGCAACTCTTACTAGCAGCAGCAGTAGCAGGATCTGGCCTTTTTATTAAGCGTTTTTGTGATTCCAATTCTTCGAAATCTCATTTTGATTCTTCCTCCAAACCCTCTGATCACATTTTTGACCAATTTATCGAAATTTCTTCCAAACAATGCCAGGACTCATCCGTTTTCAGGTTTTCTAGCGCTTCTGAGTCGAAAAAATCAAGAAAGAAATTGGGGTTTGTTGTTTGCAAGATCAAGAAAAATAAGAAGAAGAGATCGAGTTGTAATTATGCTAGTGAAAACTGTCCCCCTCAAG CAGTTGACACATCATTTGCTTTGGGATTTGGTGCGGGATTAATATGCATGATGTCAGCAAAATCTGAGATCAGTAGGCTGAACACTGCGATTGACGAGACTACAAAAGTTGTCGAGGAATTGAAAACTGTGGTTGCTAGAAGAAAATCATCCCGTGGTCTTGATATTTCATGTTTGAGAGCTGATGGGAATGCAAACACAAAGAGAAGAAGAAACAACTGTTCCAAATTAATACTCGACAAAACTAGTAGTGGAAACATATTTGATAGCAGACCTGATAGCTCTTTTCGAAGTAATGAAGGTGAATGTGGAAGTAGTTGTCTTACCGAAGATCTTCAATCAGGAGTTTTGATGGATCAGCTGGAAGCAGAGCTTCAATCTGAACTTCAGAAGCTGCCTTGGTGCACTGCAGAAGCTTCTGGCCCTGCCAGAGGGTCAGATTTTTTCGAG TTTGACCTGGAACCTTTATATGGTGATCCGACCGAAGCTTCAGCTGAAGAGTTTGACTCACTAGACAACCCAGATTTGGAAACTTATCAAGATTATGGAGTGCTTCCATCTGAACTGGGTCAGAAATTAAGCCATGTGGTCCTTGAACAGCAGGAAAGCCAAATTACCGAGCTGGAGTCCAAGCTACATCATTCCCAGTACAAACTCAATGACAAAGAAGTTGAACTCCAGACATTAAAGGACTGCATTAGATGCCTCACTGAAGTCTCTCTAGTGTCTGCTTCAG ATGGTGAAATCGAAGCCCGAAAAAAATCAGGAGGAGAACAATAA
- the LOC141692550 gene encoding uncharacterized protein LOC141692550, with product MALNRGSSSSSNTVLLCIFLVLFVIPCLAKEKVDPEGMDTGIYEIDYRGPETHTYTLPPPNKGRAKSHSKSKGLLMTARKARANAKKING from the exons ATGGCGCTCAACAGAggtagcagcagcagcagcaataCCGTTCTTCTCTGCATCTTTCTCGTGCTGTTTGTAATCCCCTGTTTAGCAAAAG AGAAAGTGGATCCAGAAGGAATGGATACAGGGATATACGAGATAGATTATCGAGGACCAGAAACTCACACATACACTCTTCCTCCTCCAAATAAAGGTCGTGCCAAGTCTCACAGCAAATCTAAAGGCTTGCTGATGACTGCACGCAAAGCAAGAGCAAAT GCTAAAAAGATTAATGGATGA